One Bombus fervidus isolate BK054 chromosome 2, iyBomFerv1, whole genome shotgun sequence DNA segment encodes these proteins:
- the LOC139997964 gene encoding nudC domain-containing protein 3 isoform X1 produces the protein MCSVHDQAFLQILQEERDITNFLDAFFGFLYRCTDFYVESGPDQKLGFPTGTTEKLVLHSFQKWKNISKFSSGTDPPDTQDIIIQNNEKDHDETMTVEEDCLIPQVDHEVEIEMCKESTNQLGHSIERDRSCDSYNGAVRENYTWSQTISDIDVLVKLPSCIRTAKDLRVHLDSKEIKIEARTSRVEQNQEIEECRYFIWSTIFKGELRFKIRKDESMWSIVPGQHISIHFEKASERWWEALIIGEPKIDLSKIDCSRNLDEMGSEEQMKVQELMWNHQQKLMGKPTSEQIKMERVLRKAWDAEGSPFEGSPYDPSLVNFN, from the exons ATGTGTTCTGTTCATGATCAagcatttttacaaattttacaagaAGAGAGAGACATTACAAATTTTCTAGATGCATTTTTTGGATTTTTGTATAGATG taCAGATTTTTATGTCGAATCGGGACCAGATCAAAAACTTGGATTCCCAACTGGTACAACAGAAAAGCTTGTCTTGCATAGTTTTCAAAAATGGAAGAACATCTCTAAATTTTCCAGCGGAACAGATCCTCCGGACACACAGGACATTATTATCcaaaataatgagaaagacCATGACGAAACAATGACAGTTGAAGAAGATTGCCTTATTCCACAAGTTGATCACGAAGTAGAAATTGAAATGTGCAAAGAAAGTACAAATCAACTTGGTCATTCAATTGAGAGGGATAGGTCATGTGACAGCTACAATGGTGCAGTAAGGGAAAATTACACTTGGTCACAAACTATCAGTGATATAGATGTGCTTGTAAAACTTCCTAGTTGCATAAGAACAGCAAAAGATTTAAGGGTTCATCTTGATTCAAAAGAAATCAAAATAGAAGCAAGAACATCAAGAGTCGAACAGAATCAAGAAATAGAGGAATGTCGTTATTTTATATGGTCTACAATTTTCAAAGGAGAATTGCGTTTTAAAATTCGAAAAGATGAATCAATGTGGAGTATAGTACCTGGACAACATATTAGC aTTCATTTTGAAAAAGCTTCTGAGCGATGGTGGGAAGCATTGATAATCGGTGAACCAAAAATTGATTTGAGTAAAATAGATTGTTCAAGAAATTTAGATGAAATGGGATCAGAAGAACAGATGAAAGTTCAAGAGTTAATGTGGAATCATCAACAAAAGCTTATGGGTAAACCAACTTCTGAACAGATT AAAATGGAAAGGGTATTGAGAAAAGCGTGGGATGCAGAAGGATCTCCCTTCGAGGGTTCCCCATATGATCCTTCATTAGTGAACTTCAATTGA
- the LOC139997964 gene encoding nudC domain-containing protein 3 isoform X2 has translation MHFLDFCIDDFYVESGPDQKLGFPTGTTEKLVLHSFQKWKNISKFSSGTDPPDTQDIIIQNNEKDHDETMTVEEDCLIPQVDHEVEIEMCKESTNQLGHSIERDRSCDSYNGAVRENYTWSQTISDIDVLVKLPSCIRTAKDLRVHLDSKEIKIEARTSRVEQNQEIEECRYFIWSTIFKGELRFKIRKDESMWSIVPGQHISIHFEKASERWWEALIIGEPKIDLSKIDCSRNLDEMGSEEQMKVQELMWNHQQKLMGKPTSEQIKMERVLRKAWDAEGSPFEGSPYDPSLVNFN, from the exons ATGCATTTTTTGGATTTTTGTATAGATG ATTTTTATGTCGAATCGGGACCAGATCAAAAACTTGGATTCCCAACTGGTACAACAGAAAAGCTTGTCTTGCATAGTTTTCAAAAATGGAAGAACATCTCTAAATTTTCCAGCGGAACAGATCCTCCGGACACACAGGACATTATTATCcaaaataatgagaaagacCATGACGAAACAATGACAGTTGAAGAAGATTGCCTTATTCCACAAGTTGATCACGAAGTAGAAATTGAAATGTGCAAAGAAAGTACAAATCAACTTGGTCATTCAATTGAGAGGGATAGGTCATGTGACAGCTACAATGGTGCAGTAAGGGAAAATTACACTTGGTCACAAACTATCAGTGATATAGATGTGCTTGTAAAACTTCCTAGTTGCATAAGAACAGCAAAAGATTTAAGGGTTCATCTTGATTCAAAAGAAATCAAAATAGAAGCAAGAACATCAAGAGTCGAACAGAATCAAGAAATAGAGGAATGTCGTTATTTTATATGGTCTACAATTTTCAAAGGAGAATTGCGTTTTAAAATTCGAAAAGATGAATCAATGTGGAGTATAGTACCTGGACAACATATTAGC aTTCATTTTGAAAAAGCTTCTGAGCGATGGTGGGAAGCATTGATAATCGGTGAACCAAAAATTGATTTGAGTAAAATAGATTGTTCAAGAAATTTAGATGAAATGGGATCAGAAGAACAGATGAAAGTTCAAGAGTTAATGTGGAATCATCAACAAAAGCTTATGGGTAAACCAACTTCTGAACAGATT AAAATGGAAAGGGTATTGAGAAAAGCGTGGGATGCAGAAGGATCTCCCTTCGAGGGTTCCCCATATGATCCTTCATTAGTGAACTTCAATTGA
- the LOC139997976 gene encoding protein C10 isoform X6: protein MTDLPVFTSEVAKALNTPENTQKLAEAKENSGNEMLKMMQFVFPIVVQIQMDVIKNYGFSEGREGTVQFVQLLRALEREDPEIAQLHSQVRSYFLPPVTISSSTEASL from the exons ATGACTGATTTACCTGTTTTTACTTCGGAAGTTGCAAAAG CATTAAATACTCCAGAAAATACTCAAAAACTTGCAGAAGCTAAGGAAAATTCTGGGAATGAAATGCTGAAAATGATGCAGTTTGTTTTTCCAATTGTAGTACAAATTCAAATGGATGTTATTAAGAACTATGGTTTCTCAGAAGGTCGGGAAG GTACAGTTCAATTTGTGCAATTACTCAGAGCTCTAGAAAGGGAAGACCCTGAGATAGCACAATTACATAGTCAAGTTCGATCATATTTTCTTCCCCCTGTTACTATAAGTTCTTCAACTGAAGCATCTctttaa
- the LOC139997976 gene encoding protein C10 isoform X7, which produces MTDLPVFTSEVAKENTQKLAEAKENSGNEMLKMMQFVFPIVVQIQMDVIKNYGFSEGREGTVQFVQLLRALEREDPEIAQLHSQVRSYFLPPVTISSSTEASL; this is translated from the exons ATGACTGATTTACCTGTTTTTACTTCGGAAGTTGCAAAAG AAAATACTCAAAAACTTGCAGAAGCTAAGGAAAATTCTGGGAATGAAATGCTGAAAATGATGCAGTTTGTTTTTCCAATTGTAGTACAAATTCAAATGGATGTTATTAAGAACTATGGTTTCTCAGAAGGTCGGGAAG GTACAGTTCAATTTGTGCAATTACTCAGAGCTCTAGAAAGGGAAGACCCTGAGATAGCACAATTACATAGTCAAGTTCGATCATATTTTCTTCCCCCTGTTACTATAAGTTCTTCAACTGAAGCATCTctttaa
- the LOC139997976 gene encoding protein C10 isoform X5, with amino-acid sequence MTDLPVFTSEVAKAVLTDVLTALNTPENTQKLAEAKENSGNEMLKMMQFVFPIVVQIQMDVIKNYGFSEGREGTVQFVQLLRALEREDPEIAQLHSQVRSYFLPPVTISSSTEASL; translated from the exons ATGACTGATTTACCTGTTTTTACTTCGGAAGTTGCAAAAG CTGTTTTAACTGACGTTCTAACAGCATTAAATACTCCAGAAAATACTCAAAAACTTGCAGAAGCTAAGGAAAATTCTGGGAATGAAATGCTGAAAATGATGCAGTTTGTTTTTCCAATTGTAGTACAAATTCAAATGGATGTTATTAAGAACTATGGTTTCTCAGAAGGTCGGGAAG GTACAGTTCAATTTGTGCAATTACTCAGAGCTCTAGAAAGGGAAGACCCTGAGATAGCACAATTACATAGTCAAGTTCGATCATATTTTCTTCCCCCTGTTACTATAAGTTCTTCAACTGAAGCATCTctttaa